One Peribacillus simplex NBRC 15720 = DSM 1321 genomic region harbors:
- a CDS encoding YtxH domain-containing protein, whose translation MKAKSLLIGFLTGTVVAGAATLLSTPSSGKDLRTRIKSNTDEIKNTIDELKVKMLNIKDDTMEASQISKETVKTFISDVQVVIENWKREIEPNKNELLKNVQEIENSLKELEAATPSSKN comes from the coding sequence ATGAAAGCAAAATCATTACTAATTGGCTTTTTGACCGGAACAGTAGTAGCTGGTGCGGCAACCTTACTTTCAACACCAAGTTCAGGTAAAGACCTACGGACCCGCATCAAATCGAATACCGACGAAATTAAGAATACAATTGATGAGTTAAAGGTAAAGATGCTAAATATTAAAGATGACACGATGGAAGCTTCACAAATCAGCAAAGAAACGGTAAAAACGTTCATTTCGGATGTTCAGGTCGTCATCGAGAACTGGAAGCGGGAAATCGAACCCAATAAGAATGAATTATTGAAGAACGTTCAAGAAATTGAAAATTCATTAAAAGAATTGGAAGCGGCCACCCCTTCTTCTAAAAATTAA
- a CDS encoding YjcZ family sporulation protein, translating into MSGGIGGGFALIVVLFILLIIIGASWL; encoded by the coding sequence ATGTCTGGAGGAATAGGTGGAGGCTTTGCTCTAATTGTCGTTCTTTTCATCCTGTTAATCATCATTGGAGCTTCTTGGTTATAA
- a CDS encoding HTH-type transcriptional regulator Hpr — translation MQNKNYSMKEAMIFSQRIAQLSKALWKSIEKDWQQWIKPYDLNINEHHILWIAYHLNGSSISDVAKFGVMHVSTAFNFSKKLEERGYLTFSKKENDKRNTYIEITAEGEKILLDLMETYDPSKNSAFSGALPLRELYGKFPDMIEMMAIIRNIYGEDFMQIFERSFDNIDQEFTDVEGKITKKKIEKETEPV, via the coding sequence ATGCAGAATAAAAATTATTCTATGAAAGAAGCAATGATTTTTAGTCAACGAATTGCACAATTAAGCAAGGCATTATGGAAATCGATTGAAAAAGATTGGCAGCAATGGATCAAGCCCTATGATTTAAATATCAATGAGCACCATATTCTTTGGATTGCCTACCATCTTAATGGCTCTTCCATTTCTGATGTTGCAAAATTTGGGGTCATGCATGTTTCTACGGCATTTAACTTTTCAAAAAAATTAGAGGAACGCGGGTACTTAACATTTTCAAAAAAAGAAAATGACAAAAGGAATACGTATATAGAGATCACAGCAGAAGGTGAAAAAATTCTACTTGATTTAATGGAGACATACGACCCAAGCAAGAACTCTGCTTTTTCAGGTGCACTTCCACTGCGTGAGCTTTATGGTAAGTTTCCGGATATGATCGAAATGATGGCCATCATCCGTAATATCTACGGTGAAGATTTCATGCAAATCTTTGAACGATCCTTCGATAACATCGATCAGGAGTTTACTGACGTGGAGGGTAAAATCACAAAAAAAAAGATAGAGAAAGAAACTGAGCCAGTTTAA
- a CDS encoding EcsC family protein, with product MMDEYGQKALSELVSWKKKVAKKSGRLERMSKKAQIKLNSYIPDRVHKMITDSIKGMIEAVLSGSKYMSKEKNVVLLSLQQKEEWVAETVTAYRKTAVIEGVGTGAAGLLIGLADFPLLLSIKMKLLFEISRIYGFDPNKYEERLFILHIFQMAFSSEEKKLETLRVIEEWDSGKWPEIDWQEFQQEYRDHIDVIKMFQLVPGFGAAVGAYANHHLLEHLGETAVNCYRIRLLKE from the coding sequence ATGATGGATGAATATGGACAAAAGGCATTATCGGAACTAGTATCATGGAAAAAGAAAGTAGCCAAGAAATCCGGCAGACTTGAGCGGATGTCCAAAAAGGCGCAAATCAAATTGAATAGTTATATTCCAGATCGAGTGCACAAAATGATTACTGATAGTATTAAAGGGATGATAGAGGCCGTATTATCAGGTTCTAAATATATGTCTAAAGAAAAAAATGTAGTGCTTCTATCCTTGCAGCAAAAAGAAGAATGGGTTGCGGAAACTGTAACGGCATATCGGAAAACTGCCGTTATAGAAGGTGTGGGAACCGGGGCGGCAGGGCTTTTAATTGGATTGGCAGATTTCCCATTACTGCTTAGCATCAAGATGAAGTTATTATTCGAAATATCCCGTATATACGGTTTCGATCCAAATAAATATGAAGAACGCCTGTTCATTCTCCATATCTTCCAGATGGCATTTTCAAGCGAGGAAAAAAAACTGGAAACGTTACGGGTAATAGAAGAATGGGATTCAGGTAAATGGCCGGAAATAGACTGGCAAGAATTTCAGCAGGAATATCGCGATCACATCGATGTCATCAAAATGTTCCAGCTTGTTCCAGGTTTTGGGGCAGCTGTCGGTGCATATGCCAACCATCATTTGTTGGAACATCTTGGGGAGACGGCTGTAAATTGTTACCGAATTAGACTTCTTAAAGAGTAA
- the yhaM gene encoding 3'-5' exoribonuclease YhaM produces MGNGIIHYGIGEVVDIYMYIKTSTKAVASNGKPFLTLILCDKTGEIEAKLWDVSETDEKTYSAEATVKVQGEVQNYRGRSQLKIRNIRITSDADGVTKADLIQTAPLSQEEMMETITQFIFEMRNPNIQRVTRHLIKKYQNEFLTFPAATKNHHEYMSGLAYHVVSMLGLAKAISTLYPSLNKDLLYAGVILHDLGKVHELSGPVSTVYTVEGNLLGHITIMVNEVGKAAEELGIEAEEIMILKHLILSHHGKAEWGSPKPPMVREAEVLHYIDNMDAKINMMDRALEKVKPGEFTERVFALDNRSFYKPTF; encoded by the coding sequence ATGGGAAATGGGATCATACACTACGGAATTGGTGAAGTAGTAGATATATATATGTACATTAAAACGAGTACAAAAGCGGTGGCAAGTAATGGAAAGCCGTTTTTAACATTGATTTTGTGCGATAAAACCGGGGAGATCGAGGCAAAGCTATGGGATGTTTCCGAGACTGATGAGAAAACATACAGTGCGGAAGCTACGGTGAAAGTTCAAGGGGAAGTCCAGAATTATCGAGGACGCAGCCAATTGAAAATCCGTAATATTAGAATTACTTCAGATGCTGATGGGGTCACGAAAGCCGATTTAATTCAAACGGCCCCTTTAAGTCAGGAAGAAATGATGGAAACCATTACTCAATTCATTTTTGAAATGAGGAATCCGAATATCCAAAGGGTGACTAGGCATCTCATTAAAAAATATCAGAATGAATTTCTGACGTTTCCTGCTGCCACCAAGAACCATCATGAGTATATGTCGGGTCTGGCCTATCATGTTGTATCGATGCTAGGGCTGGCTAAGGCCATATCAACCCTATATCCTTCGCTCAATAAGGATCTTTTGTATGCAGGAGTCATTCTGCATGACCTTGGAAAGGTACATGAGCTATCTGGACCTGTTTCGACTGTTTATACAGTGGAAGGGAACTTGTTGGGGCATATCACCATCATGGTAAATGAAGTCGGTAAAGCTGCAGAGGAATTAGGCATTGAAGCGGAAGAAATCATGATTCTCAAGCACTTGATATTAAGCCACCATGGTAAAGCTGAGTGGGGTAGTCCCAAACCGCCAATGGTGAGGGAAGCGGAAGTGCTGCATTATATTGATAATATGGATGCCAAGATAAATATGATGGACCGGGCATTGGAAAAAGTGAAACCGGGTGAATTTACGGAAAGAGTCTTCGCGCTCGATAATCGTTCATTCTATAAACCAACATTTTAA
- a CDS encoding ABC transporter ATP-binding protein — protein sequence MSLLEIKQLVGGYTKTPVLKGISFDIQPNELVGLIGLNGAGKSTTIKHIIGLMEPKGGSVSIHGKTLAQDPDTYRKQFTYVPETPILYDELTLEEHLKLTAMAHGLAEATFKERMDVLLKEFHMEKRLKWFPAHFSKGMKQKVMIMCAFLVQPSLYIVDEPFVGLDPLGIQSLLDLMRKMKESGAGILMSTHILATAERYCDSFIILHNGEIRAKGNLEQLREQFSMPGATLDDLYIQLTKEEIGHE from the coding sequence ATGTCCTTATTGGAAATAAAGCAATTAGTGGGCGGATATACGAAAACGCCCGTTTTAAAGGGAATAAGTTTTGACATTCAACCGAATGAGCTAGTAGGGTTAATTGGGCTCAACGGGGCTGGGAAAAGTACGACGATTAAACATATCATCGGACTCATGGAGCCGAAAGGCGGAAGTGTCTCGATTCATGGTAAAACACTTGCCCAGGATCCGGATACATATCGTAAACAATTCACTTATGTTCCAGAAACGCCAATCTTGTATGATGAGCTTACACTTGAGGAGCATTTAAAGCTTACGGCAATGGCACATGGTTTGGCGGAAGCCACATTTAAAGAAAGGATGGACGTTCTATTAAAGGAATTCCATATGGAAAAAAGACTTAAATGGTTTCCTGCCCATTTTTCAAAGGGAATGAAGCAAAAGGTCATGATTATGTGCGCCTTTTTAGTACAGCCATCTTTATATATAGTCGACGAACCCTTCGTGGGTCTTGATCCATTAGGCATTCAATCCCTGCTTGATTTGATGAGGAAAATGAAAGAGAGCGGAGCGGGAATATTAATGTCTACACACATACTGGCGACAGCCGAGAGGTATTGTGATTCATTCATCATACTGCATAATGGAGAGATCCGGGCAAAAGGCAATCTTGAGCAACTTCGTGAACAATTTTCCATGCCGGGTGCAACTCTTGACGATTTATACATTCAATTGACGAAAGAAGAAATCGGTCATGAATAG
- a CDS encoding YjcZ family sporulation protein, with protein MSNGFNGGFALLVVLFILLIIVGSACC; from the coding sequence ATGAGTAATGGATTTAACGGAGGTTTCGCTTTGTTAGTGGTGTTATTCATATTATTAATAATTGTAGGATCAGCCTGTTGCTAA
- a CDS encoding ABC transporter ATP-binding protein, producing the protein MRPAINTQSLSLGYGDKLIINDMNIEIPKGEITVFIGANGCGKSTLLRSVARLLKPQSGSVLLEGKAISTMSSKDVARKMAILPQSPAAPEGLTVYQLVKQGRYPYQSWLKQWSSLDEEKVQKAIEATNLTDLKDQAVDELSGGQKQRAWIAMTLAQDTDVILLDEPTTYLDMTHQIEILDLLFDLNEFENRTIVMVLHDLNLACRYADNLVALKDGAIHAQGRPEDIITSELVQHVFSMECQISFDPIFGSPMCVPFGKGRYAQRHVKALANA; encoded by the coding sequence ATGCGACCAGCTATTAACACACAGTCTTTATCGCTCGGTTATGGTGATAAATTAATTATAAATGATATGAATATAGAAATACCCAAAGGGGAGATCACCGTATTCATCGGTGCCAATGGATGTGGAAAATCAACACTGCTAAGGTCGGTTGCCCGATTGTTAAAACCTCAATCCGGCTCAGTTTTGCTCGAAGGTAAAGCGATTTCAACCATGTCATCGAAGGATGTAGCAAGAAAGATGGCAATTCTTCCACAATCCCCGGCTGCTCCTGAAGGACTTACAGTCTATCAACTTGTTAAACAAGGAAGATATCCTTATCAAAGTTGGTTGAAACAGTGGAGTTCTTTGGATGAAGAAAAAGTTCAAAAGGCGATTGAAGCAACGAACCTGACCGATTTAAAGGATCAGGCAGTCGATGAATTATCGGGAGGCCAGAAGCAACGGGCATGGATAGCAATGACGCTGGCTCAGGATACGGACGTCATTTTGTTGGATGAACCGACTACATATCTTGATATGACCCATCAAATCGAGATTTTGGACTTATTGTTCGACTTGAATGAGTTTGAGAACCGAACGATCGTGATGGTGCTTCATGATTTGAATTTAGCTTGCCGTTATGCGGATAATCTGGTGGCACTTAAAGATGGGGCGATACATGCTCAAGGCCGGCCAGAGGATATCATCACGTCTGAATTGGTACAGCATGTATTCAGCATGGAATGTCAAATTTCTTTCGATCCAATTTTTGGCAGTCCCATGTGCGTTCCGTTTGGTAAAGGACGCTACGCCCAAAGGCATGTAAAAGCGCTGGCCAATGCATAA
- a CDS encoding DUF3267 domain-containing protein — protein MVFFSLLFLLYPVHKLLHYLPLRLLCKKVKTSWSLKWNLVLTCKVNVHYPIRKHLYLFTLVLPFFIMTVILIGCALSFPHYIHYFTILLSLHTGLCVSDFIYIKNLVGSPRNSFIEEHLEGYDILIQK, from the coding sequence ATGGTATTTTTTAGCCTATTATTCTTATTATATCCTGTTCACAAACTATTACACTATTTACCTTTACGATTATTATGTAAAAAAGTAAAAACTTCTTGGTCCTTGAAGTGGAACCTTGTGCTTACATGCAAAGTCAATGTGCATTATCCGATTCGAAAGCATCTTTATCTCTTTACCCTTGTGTTGCCTTTCTTCATTATGACTGTCATATTGATTGGTTGTGCCCTTAGTTTTCCACATTATATCCATTATTTCACTATTTTATTATCCCTGCACACCGGATTATGCGTATCGGATTTTATTTATATAAAAAACCTGGTTGGTTCCCCAAGGAATTCTTTTATCGAGGAACATCTCGAAGGATACGATATACTTATTCAAAAGTGA
- the serC gene encoding 3-phosphoserine/phosphohydroxythreonine transaminase: MKRAHNFNAGPAALPLEVLQRAQNEWLNIEDSGMSVMELSHRSSEFEKIHNHAIQSLKDLMEIPENYEVLLLQGGASLQFSMIPMNILNDGKRADYVLTGSWSEKALKEAKKVGETAVVASSKDEKYTFIPKVEDIKLNDDAAYLHITSNNTIYGTQWKEFPETGDIPLVADMSSDILSKKIDISKFGIIYAGAQKNLGPSGITVVIIRKDLITDNDKIPSMMNYSIHSKNKSLYNTPPTLAIYLLSLVLDWAKEQGGVEKIAEINEEKAKVIYDAIDGSDGFYKGHALPDSRSLMNVTFTLPSEEAEVQFLNEVKQAGFVGLNGHRSIGGCRASIYNAVPLSHCQDLADFMKNFQESYKAKEAQTL, translated from the coding sequence TTGAAACGTGCACACAATTTTAACGCTGGGCCAGCCGCCCTTCCCTTAGAAGTTTTACAAAGAGCCCAAAACGAATGGTTGAATATTGAGGATTCCGGTATGTCCGTCATGGAATTAAGCCATAGAAGTTCGGAATTCGAAAAAATTCATAACCATGCCATTCAATCATTAAAAGACCTTATGGAAATTCCTGAGAATTATGAAGTTCTCCTGCTGCAAGGAGGAGCAAGTCTACAATTTTCCATGATTCCCATGAACATTTTGAATGATGGAAAAAGGGCAGATTATGTCCTCACTGGTTCTTGGTCGGAAAAAGCATTAAAAGAAGCCAAAAAGGTTGGTGAAACGGCCGTAGTCGCTTCATCCAAAGATGAAAAATATACGTTCATCCCTAAAGTGGAAGACATCAAATTGAATGATGATGCTGCATATCTTCATATCACAAGCAATAATACGATTTACGGAACACAGTGGAAGGAATTCCCAGAAACAGGCGACATTCCTTTAGTAGCTGATATGTCAAGCGATATTCTCAGCAAAAAGATTGATATTAGTAAATTTGGCATCATCTATGCAGGTGCACAAAAGAATCTAGGTCCGTCGGGAATCACAGTCGTTATCATCCGTAAAGATTTAATAACGGATAATGACAAAATCCCATCCATGATGAACTATTCTATCCATTCGAAAAATAAATCTTTATACAACACTCCTCCGACATTGGCCATTTACTTATTGTCCCTTGTGTTGGATTGGGCAAAAGAACAGGGCGGCGTGGAAAAGATCGCTGAAATCAATGAAGAAAAAGCAAAAGTCATTTACGATGCAATCGACGGCAGTGATGGTTTTTATAAAGGCCATGCCCTACCGGACAGCCGTTCATTAATGAATGTAACGTTCACGCTTCCGTCTGAAGAAGCTGAAGTACAATTCCTTAATGAAGTGAAGCAAGCCGGATTCGTAGGACTGAACGGTCACCGTTCCATCGGTGGCTGCAGAGCATCCATCTATAATGCGGTCCCTCTATCCCATTGCCAGGACCTTGCTGATTTCATGAAGAATTTCCAGGAATCGTATAAAGCAAAGGAAGCTCAAACCCTTTAA
- a CDS encoding HIT family protein, with protein sequence MSDCIFCKIIDGEIPSTKVFENEHVLAFLDISQVTKGHTLVIPKVHKENLYELTPEIAKNLFEVVPEIARAMKQEFQPVGLNLLNNNGEAAGQSVFHFHMHLIPRHGEGDGFGAVWKTNTSDYTPDDLKQIADSIAQHLK encoded by the coding sequence ATGAGTGATTGCATTTTTTGCAAAATAATCGATGGAGAAATTCCAAGTACGAAAGTTTTCGAAAATGAACATGTATTGGCATTTCTCGATATCAGTCAAGTAACAAAAGGCCATACGCTGGTAATACCTAAAGTACATAAGGAAAATCTTTATGAGTTGACACCTGAGATTGCCAAGAATCTTTTTGAAGTGGTGCCGGAAATTGCCCGCGCCATGAAGCAGGAATTCCAACCTGTAGGCCTGAATCTTTTAAATAATAATGGTGAAGCTGCAGGACAGTCCGTTTTCCATTTTCATATGCATTTAATTCCCCGGCATGGGGAAGGAGACGGCTTTGGGGCTGTTTGGAAGACGAATACCAGCGACTATACACCAGATGACCTGAAACAAATCGCTGACTCCATTGCACAGCATTTAAAATGA
- a CDS encoding ABC transporter permease: protein MNSQNLWKERYLGYINETQKYLRYIFNGHLVFVMVLVLGGLAYYYSDWVKTLDSDFPAELIMAFVLSIIVTRSPINTFLKEPDTVFLLPLETKLRSYFKNSLILSWVMQGFILLVVLIASMPMYSKVTGAGGTDLGIILVVLLILKFLNLTMRWQVLKYQDTSVSHWDSLIRFLLNGVILYFICSRANILFSLITFLILLALYMYYRSATKGFVLKWERLVELENKRMNSFYRIANMFTDVPHLKGKVARRKWMDWLLSFIPYGEKSTYTYLYARTLLRSNDYVGLCFRLTIIGSVILSVFTNIWAHLIVTFMFLFMTALQLLPVWKAHEWKVWVSLYPLPAKMRESAVIKLISYFLLFEDLVFSLVLLVKGEWMSALAALAMGLVFLFGFKIYAAKKIKNF from the coding sequence ATGAATAGCCAAAATCTCTGGAAGGAAAGATATTTAGGCTATATAAATGAAACGCAAAAATATCTTCGCTATATTTTTAATGGCCATCTTGTTTTTGTCATGGTATTGGTTCTTGGTGGTTTGGCTTATTATTACAGTGATTGGGTGAAGACGTTAGACAGTGATTTCCCTGCTGAATTGATCATGGCCTTTGTTTTATCGATCATTGTAACCAGAAGCCCGATAAATACTTTTTTGAAAGAACCTGATACGGTATTCCTGCTTCCGCTTGAAACGAAGTTGAGAAGCTATTTCAAGAATTCACTGATATTAAGTTGGGTCATGCAGGGTTTTATTCTTCTGGTTGTCCTAATTGCATCTATGCCGATGTATTCGAAGGTTACGGGTGCAGGAGGTACGGACCTTGGAATCATCCTGGTCGTTTTGCTTATTTTGAAGTTCTTGAATTTAACCATGCGCTGGCAGGTGTTGAAATATCAGGATACATCAGTGAGCCATTGGGACTCTCTCATCCGCTTTTTACTTAATGGAGTGATTCTTTATTTCATCTGTTCAAGGGCAAATATACTGTTTTCACTTATAACATTTTTAATATTGTTAGCACTTTACATGTATTACCGAAGTGCAACTAAAGGTTTTGTGTTGAAGTGGGAACGGCTGGTGGAACTGGAAAACAAACGGATGAATTCTTTTTATCGAATAGCGAACATGTTTACTGATGTTCCTCATTTGAAAGGGAAAGTAGCGAGAAGGAAATGGATGGACTGGCTATTATCTTTCATTCCGTATGGTGAAAAATCAACTTATACCTATCTTTACGCCCGTACTCTTTTGCGATCCAATGATTATGTGGGACTTTGTTTTCGCTTGACTATCATTGGGTCCGTGATTTTAAGTGTATTCACTAACATATGGGCACATTTAATTGTAACGTTCATGTTCTTATTCATGACAGCCCTGCAGCTGCTGCCGGTTTGGAAGGCTCATGAATGGAAAGTATGGGTCTCATTGTATCCATTGCCAGCAAAAATGAGAGAATCTGCAGTCATAAAGCTAATTTCCTATTTCTTATTATTTGAGGACCTGGTCTTCAGTTTGGTCCTGCTAGTGAAAGGGGAATGGATGTCCGCTTTAGCCGCCTTGGCAATGGGGCTTGTTTTCTTATTCGGTTTTAAAATTTATGCAGCAAAGAAAATTAAAAACTTTTAA
- a CDS encoding tryptophan transporter, producing the protein MKTKTLVSLSLLIGIGAALHFIVPGFFLGMKPDMMLLMMFLAITLFPAKKNVFIVALAAGAISAMTTTFPGGQIPNIIDKLATAFLFYLLFISLKKFSTSVVTVSILTALGTMISGAVFLGSAYYIVSLPGPFVALFGAVVLPAVLLNTVAMVIIYPIVNGIVRKSNIPINA; encoded by the coding sequence ATGAAAACGAAAACCCTTGTGTCACTGTCCCTATTAATCGGGATTGGGGCTGCCCTGCATTTTATCGTACCTGGATTCTTCCTTGGAATGAAACCGGATATGATGCTGTTGATGATGTTTTTGGCGATTACCTTGTTTCCCGCGAAGAAGAATGTATTCATTGTCGCCCTGGCAGCTGGAGCCATCTCTGCCATGACAACTACATTTCCTGGAGGACAGATTCCAAATATCATAGACAAATTGGCAACAGCCTTTCTGTTTTACCTTTTATTCATCAGTCTTAAGAAGTTTTCAACATCCGTTGTCACCGTTAGTATCTTGACTGCCTTAGGAACAATGATTTCCGGCGCTGTCTTCCTTGGTTCGGCTTATTATATCGTTTCCCTTCCAGGGCCTTTCGTTGCACTTTTCGGCGCTGTTGTACTTCCTGCCGTACTGTTAAATACAGTTGCGATGGTCATCATTTATCCAATTGTGAACGGCATCGTAAGAAAATCAAATATACCCATTAATGCTTAA
- a CDS encoding sporulation YhaL family protein has protein sequence MPIWIWFVFIGIIVSAVMSIWTARQERLIDDAWIEKEGQKYIERMEEERERRKKDINQGA, from the coding sequence ATGCCAATTTGGATCTGGTTCGTGTTTATTGGGATAATTGTCAGTGCAGTCATGTCAATTTGGACAGCTAGACAGGAACGCCTCATAGATGATGCTTGGATTGAGAAGGAAGGTCAGAAGTACATTGAACGCATGGAAGAAGAGCGCGAGAGGCGTAAAAAGGATATAAATCAGGGAGCATAG
- a CDS encoding DUF1878 family protein, which yields MKNINEEIEILRFHQRLLLNLIRNPEAKLDYLFVEKNFTKQEAEELLETCDILSKRYEIEKAEGYMNFRPLFNQFERKVNPKITIKECIDACLSQGLYVSFMKEMDRV from the coding sequence ATGAAAAATATAAATGAAGAAATAGAAATACTCCGTTTTCATCAACGGCTTTTATTAAACCTGATACGAAATCCGGAGGCAAAGTTGGACTATCTATTTGTGGAAAAAAATTTCACGAAGCAGGAAGCGGAAGAATTATTGGAAACATGTGATATCTTGAGCAAACGCTATGAAATAGAAAAAGCGGAAGGGTATATGAACTTTCGACCGCTTTTTAATCAATTTGAAAGAAAGGTTAATCCAAAAATAACCATAAAAGAATGCATTGATGCATGCCTTTCACAAGGTTTATATGTATCATTCATGAAGGAAATGGATAGAGTATGA
- a CDS encoding (2Fe-2S)-binding protein → MHNLTPSIEKELQGYRIFFRDEAKVSKTFNQADELIQYAQARTGAETSRIAISMWFRRYAFFVTAQFYMLSKHRLIWEGALQDIGVLDDPEDEHWLPNFLLKTNRWSNVTEKESPSALHSILSSFGADAIRFFSRTAKISKLVLWENIWSYTVWMYSELLKETDIKTRVEKDIEMLLADDVWLNIETHSPFKRFIGEKSVPASMNPYKRVTCCLYYRIEGQEKCAYCPNKNC, encoded by the coding sequence ATGCATAACCTCACACCATCTATTGAAAAAGAGCTGCAAGGATATCGCATATTCTTTCGAGATGAAGCCAAAGTTTCCAAGACCTTCAATCAAGCTGATGAGCTTATTCAGTATGCACAAGCCCGGACTGGGGCGGAAACGTCAAGGATTGCAATTTCAATGTGGTTCAGACGTTATGCTTTTTTTGTCACGGCACAATTTTACATGTTAAGCAAACATCGGCTTATCTGGGAAGGCGCACTTCAGGACATTGGAGTTTTGGATGATCCAGAAGATGAACATTGGCTCCCGAATTTTTTGCTGAAAACTAACAGGTGGAGCAATGTTACGGAAAAGGAAAGCCCTTCTGCCCTCCATTCCATATTAAGCAGCTTTGGTGCTGATGCCATTCGCTTCTTTTCCAGAACTGCTAAAATATCGAAACTTGTACTCTGGGAAAATATTTGGAGCTATACGGTATGGATGTATAGTGAGTTACTGAAGGAGACAGATATAAAGACGCGAGTTGAAAAGGACATTGAAATGCTGCTTGCAGATGATGTATGGCTGAATATTGAAACGCATTCCCCCTTTAAACGATTCATTGGGGAAAAAAGTGTTCCGGCGTCCATGAATCCTTATAAACGGGTGACATGCTGTTTATATTACCGAATTGAGGGCCAGGAAAAATGCGCGTATTGTCCGAACAAAAACTGTTGA
- a CDS encoding peptidylprolyl isomerase, whose product MKKWALSIAVTAGLIGLTACNSDKEAVVETKAGDITKEEFYNVMKDRYGETVLQELVYEKVLSEKYTVTDKEVKAKTDELKEQMGENFETALASSGYKSEDDLKRALKIGMLQEKAAVADITVKEADVKKAYEDYKPQIKARHILVEDQKTANEVKAKLDKGEDFAKLAKEYSTDTGTAEKGGELGWFGQGEMVPAFEEQAYKMKKNEISKPIKSDYGYHIIQLLDTKEKESYKDMKKDLEYDLKVAQIDQTKVQDILNSEVKKADVKIKDEDLKDAITSGDATKAEK is encoded by the coding sequence ATGAAGAAGTGGGCATTATCGATTGCTGTTACTGCAGGGCTGATCGGACTTACAGCATGCAACAGCGACAAGGAAGCAGTCGTGGAAACTAAAGCGGGGGATATCACTAAAGAAGAATTTTACAATGTAATGAAAGACCGTTATGGTGAAACCGTTCTTCAGGAACTTGTTTATGAAAAAGTTCTTTCTGAAAAATATACAGTAACCGATAAGGAAGTTAAGGCTAAAACGGACGAGCTTAAAGAGCAAATGGGTGAAAATTTCGAAACGGCCCTGGCCTCTTCCGGATATAAGAGCGAAGATGATCTTAAACGTGCACTTAAAATCGGCATGCTTCAAGAAAAAGCAGCCGTTGCCGATATTACAGTAAAAGAAGCTGATGTGAAAAAAGCTTATGAAGACTATAAACCACAAATAAAAGCGAGACATATTCTAGTGGAAGACCAAAAAACAGCCAACGAAGTTAAAGCTAAATTGGACAAAGGCGAAGACTTCGCTAAACTTGCCAAAGAATATTCAACAGATACAGGCACAGCTGAAAAAGGCGGGGAGCTAGGCTGGTTCGGTCAAGGTGAAATGGTTCCTGCATTTGAAGAACAAGCTTACAAAATGAAGAAGAATGAAATAAGTAAGCCTATTAAATCCGATTATGGCTACCACATCATCCAACTTCTTGATACAAAAGAAAAAGAATCATACAAAGATATGAAAAAAGATCTTGAATATGATTTGAAAGTCGCTCAAATTGACCAAACTAAAGTTCAGGATATTTTGAATTCAGAAGTCAAAAAAGCGGACGTGAAGATTAAAGATGAAGATCTAAAAGATGCCATCACTTCTGGTGACGCAACCAAGGCTGAAAAATAA